One genomic window of Candidatus Pseudobacter hemicellulosilyticus includes the following:
- the adhE gene encoding bifunctional acetaldehyde-CoA/alcohol dehydrogenase — translation METNAEKLSKKIEKVREAQVQYSTFTQEQVDEIFRQAAIAANNARIQLAKMAVEETGMGVVEDKVIKNHFASEYIYNQYKNEKTCGVIESDEAFGITKIAEPIGVIAAVVPTTNPTSTAIFKALIALKTRNGIIFSPHPRAKKSTIAAAQIVLDAAVKAGAPKNIVSWIEEPSVEQSQQLMAQADLILATGGPGMVKAAYGSGKPAIGVGAGNTPAIIDETAHLKMAVNSVLLSKTFDNGMICASEQSVIVVESVYEKVKQEFLDRGAYILSKKEVSKVGALLLINGVLNANIVGQSAFKIAALAGITVPEETKILIGEVTSTELDEPFSHEKLSTVLAMYKAKNFDEALEKAIRLVKLGGFGHTSVLYTDPAVSQERIDRFGAAMKTGRTIINMPSSQGAIGDIFNFKLSPSLTLGCGSWGGNSVSENVGVKHLLNIKSVAARRENMLWFRVPEKVYFKYGCLPVALRELKELGKKKVFIVTDKVLFKMGFADHVTKILDEQKIDYTVYFDVDPDPTLAAARKGAAEMTSFQPDTILALGGGSPMDAAKIMWVLYEHPEERFEDLAMRFMDIRKRVYAFPKMGIKASFVAVPTTAGTGSEVTPFAVITDEKTDIKYPLADYELTPDIAIVDAELMMNMPKGLTAASGIDALTHALESYVSVLASEFTNGLALEAIRLIFKYLPDAYNEGKTNIKAREKMAHASSIAGMAFANAFLGICHSLAHKLGATHGVAHGVANGMLISEVVRFNAVENPRKQAAFPQYKYPNARWRYAQIADYLKLGGKTEAEKVELLIAAIEDLKAKVGIPKSIREHGVDETKFYASLETMSEQAFDDQCTGANPRYPLISELKKIYIKAYEGPNYKEEPVVAAQPAPEVAPA, via the coding sequence ATGGAAACAAATGCAGAAAAATTGTCTAAGAAAATCGAAAAGGTCAGGGAAGCACAAGTGCAATATTCCACATTCACCCAGGAACAGGTAGATGAGATCTTTCGTCAGGCGGCTATTGCAGCTAATAACGCCCGGATCCAACTGGCTAAAATGGCCGTTGAAGAAACAGGTATGGGTGTAGTTGAAGATAAGGTGATCAAAAACCACTTCGCTTCAGAGTATATCTATAACCAGTACAAGAATGAAAAGACCTGTGGTGTCATTGAAAGCGACGAAGCTTTTGGTATCACCAAGATTGCTGAGCCCATCGGTGTGATTGCCGCCGTGGTGCCCACCACCAACCCGACCTCCACTGCCATATTTAAAGCCCTTATCGCGCTGAAAACAAGGAACGGGATCATTTTCTCTCCGCACCCCCGTGCCAAGAAATCCACTATCGCCGCTGCTCAGATCGTACTGGACGCCGCTGTAAAAGCAGGTGCGCCCAAGAACATTGTCAGCTGGATCGAAGAGCCTTCCGTTGAGCAGTCTCAACAGCTGATGGCCCAGGCTGACCTGATCCTTGCTACCGGTGGTCCCGGCATGGTGAAAGCCGCTTATGGTTCCGGCAAACCTGCCATTGGTGTTGGCGCCGGTAACACTCCTGCCATTATTGATGAGACCGCTCACCTTAAAATGGCTGTAAACTCCGTACTGCTCTCCAAGACCTTCGACAACGGTATGATCTGCGCTTCTGAACAGAGCGTGATCGTGGTAGAGTCAGTGTATGAAAAAGTAAAACAGGAATTCCTGGACCGTGGTGCTTACATCCTGTCCAAGAAAGAAGTCAGCAAAGTAGGCGCCCTGCTGCTGATCAATGGTGTGCTGAATGCTAACATCGTAGGTCAGTCGGCCTTTAAGATCGCCGCCCTCGCTGGCATCACCGTTCCTGAAGAGACCAAGATCCTGATCGGTGAAGTAACTTCCACTGAGCTGGACGAGCCGTTCTCCCATGAAAAACTGTCAACTGTTCTGGCCATGTACAAAGCCAAGAACTTTGACGAAGCGCTGGAAAAAGCTATCAGGCTGGTTAAGCTGGGCGGCTTTGGACACACTTCGGTACTGTATACTGATCCCGCTGTTTCCCAGGAAAGGATCGACCGTTTCGGCGCAGCCATGAAGACTGGTCGTACCATCATCAACATGCCTTCTTCCCAGGGCGCTATCGGTGACATCTTCAACTTCAAGCTCTCCCCCTCCCTTACCCTGGGTTGCGGTAGCTGGGGTGGTAACTCCGTCTCCGAGAATGTTGGCGTAAAACACCTTTTAAACATTAAAAGCGTAGCTGCAAGAAGAGAAAATATGCTTTGGTTCCGCGTTCCCGAAAAAGTCTATTTCAAATATGGCTGTCTGCCCGTAGCCCTCAGAGAACTGAAAGAGCTGGGTAAGAAAAAAGTATTCATTGTTACCGACAAGGTCCTCTTCAAAATGGGCTTTGCAGACCATGTTACCAAGATCCTGGACGAACAAAAGATCGACTACACCGTTTACTTCGACGTTGATCCTGATCCCACACTCGCTGCTGCCCGCAAAGGCGCTGCTGAAATGACCAGCTTCCAGCCTGATACCATCCTGGCCCTGGGCGGTGGTTCTCCGATGGATGCCGCTAAGATCATGTGGGTTCTGTATGAACACCCCGAAGAACGCTTTGAAGACCTGGCCATGCGTTTCATGGATATCCGCAAAAGAGTATACGCTTTCCCGAAAATGGGTATCAAAGCCAGCTTCGTAGCCGTGCCCACTACCGCAGGTACCGGTTCTGAAGTCACTCCTTTTGCTGTGATCACCGATGAAAAAACCGATATCAAATATCCGCTGGCAGACTATGAGCTGACTCCCGATATCGCTATCGTGGATGCCGAGCTGATGATGAACATGCCTAAAGGCCTGACTGCCGCTTCCGGTATCGACGCCCTGACCCACGCCCTGGAATCTTATGTATCCGTACTGGCCTCTGAGTTCACCAATGGCCTGGCGCTGGAAGCCATCCGCCTGATCTTCAAATACCTGCCGGATGCATACAACGAAGGGAAGACCAATATCAAAGCAAGGGAAAAAATGGCCCACGCCTCTTCCATTGCCGGTATGGCCTTTGCCAACGCCTTCCTGGGTATCTGTCACTCACTGGCTCACAAACTGGGCGCCACCCATGGTGTTGCACACGGTGTAGCCAACGGTATGCTGATCTCCGAAGTGGTTCGCTTCAATGCTGTGGAAAACCCACGCAAACAAGCCGCCTTCCCGCAATACAAATATCCTAACGCCCGCTGGAGGTATGCCCAGATCGCTGACTACCTGAAACTGGGTGGTAAAACTGAAGCTGAGAAAGTGGAACTGCTGATTGCCGCTATCGAAGACCTGAAAGCGAAAGTAGGCATCCCCAAATCCATCCGCGAGCATGGCGTTGACGAGACCAAGTTCTACGCTTCTCTTGAAACCATGTCCGAACAGGCCTTCGACGACCAGTGTACCGGCGCCAACCCGCGCTACCCGCTGATCAGCGAGCTGAAGAAGATCTATATCAAAGCTTATGAAGGACCAAACTATAAAGAGGAACCTGTAGTAGCTGCGCAACCTGCCCCTGAGGTAGCACCGGCTTAA
- a CDS encoding DUF3788 family protein produces the protein MSPSTLVFTDKTQAPATAALGKKQVLLDSLLRENKITETIWKYYSASSGWTLQCREKKQNLFYIQVTSTGFDVWFTLGKAAKGKALAAIADPLLIASIQTAAEYREGTSFKVSIQTTKDLPVVRLLTEIRRSK, from the coding sequence ATGAGCCCTTCTACCCTTGTTTTTACGGACAAAACACAGGCGCCGGCAACAGCTGCCCTGGGAAAAAAACAAGTGTTACTGGACAGCCTGCTGCGGGAAAACAAGATCACCGAAACCATCTGGAAATACTACAGCGCCAGCAGCGGCTGGACCCTCCAATGCCGCGAAAAAAAGCAGAACCTCTTCTATATACAGGTTACCAGCACTGGGTTTGATGTTTGGTTCACGCTTGGAAAAGCAGCCAAGGGCAAGGCGCTGGCAGCTATCGCTGATCCATTACTGATAGCATCCATACAAACAGCTGCCGAATACCGGGAAGGGACCAGTTTCAAGGTCAGCATTCAAACAACAAAAGACCTTCCTGTTGTGCGCTTACTAACGGAGATCAGGAGAAGTAAATAG
- a CDS encoding ABC transporter permease translates to MFRNYLLVAVRSIYRNKLFTFINVIGLSIGITAALVIYLLVHHDYSFDNFHRDSDRIYRVVSQFEFSGERSYNPGVTVPLSRVVKEQVPGIEYTAPFFTLDSDTKISLDADKPIVHRNQANTIYVSPDYFRVFDYEWIAGNPSQALNNPYQAVLSETKASLYFPGKTPAQLVGERITINDSIHCSVSGVVRPLKGNTDLSFQVFISWATWKIPAHLENWQSTNSASQLLVKLHQGQNIPSLEKQLKQLFINNAPPDPNNKLTIAPFLLQPLKDLHFDERFGTYFDNRIASRTTLNGLLIVAGFILLLGCINFINLSTAQSAQRAKEIAVRKTMGSSKGQLIVQFLTETGILTLIAALLSVLMTPFVLKLLQDFVPAEISFQPLKQEYVLLFLVGIVCLVTLLAGFYPAWVLSAYKPVQAMKSKLNLPANASSGLSLRRILTVSQFTVAQFFILAVIMVSMQLRYTLSKDPGFKQDGIIYFQTNFNDTTKWKRTLLAQEIRAIPGVTLVSLSNNPVAANGTWSSIIAYKDGGKKTETNVQLKMVDTNYLKLYELKLLAGKNISVSDSIKEFIINETYAKLLGFSNPAEALGKELEWDGTRNVPITGVVADFHQQSLHNPIKPLAIANNPDNQRTINVALTNGSSWQPAIEKIRSAFKHLYPDDDFDYSFQDETIRKYYNNEIKTAFLVKCASVLTIIISCLGLLGLAIYSTIRRTKEIGIRKVLGASVPQIVQLMSKESMVLVAIAFIIAAPLAYFFIYAWLENFAYRVSLNWWMFALTFLLQALIAFITVGSQALRTAFINPATTLKTE, encoded by the coding sequence ATGTTCAGGAACTACTTACTCGTTGCCGTCCGCTCCATTTACCGGAACAAACTATTTACGTTTATCAACGTCATTGGCTTATCAATAGGCATAACCGCAGCACTTGTTATTTATCTGCTTGTTCATCACGATTATTCCTTTGATAATTTTCACCGGGATAGCGACCGTATCTACCGGGTAGTTTCGCAATTTGAGTTTTCAGGAGAAAGATCCTATAACCCAGGTGTCACTGTACCATTAAGCAGGGTGGTAAAAGAACAGGTTCCTGGCATCGAGTACACTGCCCCCTTTTTCACACTCGACAGTGATACCAAAATATCCCTGGACGCCGATAAACCCATAGTACACCGGAACCAGGCCAATACCATTTATGTTAGCCCCGATTATTTCCGCGTATTCGATTATGAATGGATCGCCGGCAATCCCAGCCAGGCATTGAATAACCCCTACCAGGCGGTCCTGTCTGAAACAAAAGCAAGTCTCTATTTTCCCGGGAAAACGCCCGCTCAGCTTGTAGGCGAGCGGATCACTATCAATGACAGTATCCATTGCAGCGTATCTGGCGTGGTCAGGCCATTGAAAGGCAATACTGATCTCAGTTTCCAGGTATTCATCTCATGGGCTACCTGGAAAATTCCTGCCCATTTGGAGAACTGGCAAAGCACAAACTCCGCCTCACAATTACTGGTGAAGCTGCATCAGGGCCAAAATATACCATCGCTCGAAAAACAGCTGAAGCAGCTTTTTATTAATAACGCTCCCCCCGACCCCAACAACAAGCTAACTATAGCGCCATTTTTATTGCAGCCGTTAAAGGATCTGCATTTTGATGAAAGATTCGGAACCTATTTCGATAACCGGATTGCCAGCAGGACCACGTTGAACGGCTTACTGATTGTTGCCGGGTTTATCCTGCTCCTGGGTTGCATTAACTTTATTAACCTGAGCACTGCACAGTCTGCCCAGCGGGCAAAAGAAATTGCCGTCCGTAAAACGATGGGCAGCTCAAAAGGGCAGCTTATCGTGCAATTCCTTACAGAAACAGGTATACTTACCCTGATCGCCGCGCTGCTGTCAGTACTGATGACCCCATTTGTTCTGAAACTGCTGCAGGATTTTGTCCCGGCGGAAATCAGCTTCCAGCCACTTAAACAGGAATATGTCCTGCTATTTCTTGTGGGTATTGTTTGCCTGGTGACACTGCTGGCCGGTTTTTATCCTGCCTGGGTGCTATCGGCCTATAAACCAGTCCAGGCAATGAAAAGCAAACTCAACCTGCCGGCCAACGCTTCATCAGGTTTATCGTTAAGAAGGATCCTGACCGTTTCCCAATTTACGGTAGCCCAGTTTTTTATTCTGGCCGTGATCATGGTCAGCATGCAACTCCGGTACACATTAAGCAAAGACCCGGGCTTCAAGCAGGATGGCATTATCTATTTCCAGACAAACTTCAACGATACCACCAAATGGAAGCGGACCCTGCTGGCCCAAGAGATCCGCGCTATACCCGGCGTTACATTGGTCAGCCTGTCTAACAACCCGGTGGCGGCCAACGGCACCTGGTCCAGCATCATAGCATACAAGGATGGCGGAAAGAAAACAGAGACCAATGTACAGTTGAAAATGGTGGATACTAATTACCTGAAATTGTATGAGCTGAAACTGCTTGCAGGTAAAAATATAAGCGTAAGTGATAGCATAAAGGAGTTTATCATCAATGAGACCTATGCAAAACTGTTAGGGTTCAGCAATCCGGCGGAAGCTTTAGGAAAAGAGCTGGAATGGGATGGAACAAGGAACGTACCTATAACCGGCGTGGTGGCTGATTTCCACCAGCAATCCCTGCACAATCCCATCAAGCCACTTGCTATTGCCAATAATCCGGATAACCAGCGAACCATAAACGTAGCCCTGACCAACGGCAGCAGCTGGCAGCCTGCTATTGAAAAAATCCGGTCCGCCTTCAAACACCTGTACCCGGATGACGATTTTGACTATAGCTTCCAGGACGAGACGATCCGTAAATATTATAATAATGAAATAAAGACCGCGTTCCTGGTGAAATGTGCCAGTGTGCTGACGATCATTATTAGTTGCCTTGGCCTGCTGGGACTGGCTATTTATTCCACTATAAGAAGAACAAAAGAAATTGGTATTCGCAAGGTGCTTGGCGCTTCTGTGCCACAAATTGTTCAACTGATGTCAAAAGAATCGATGGTATTGGTTGCCATTGCTTTTATTATTGCTGCACCTTTAGCCTACTTTTTCATTTATGCCTGGCTGGAAAACTTTGCCTACAGAGTATCCCTGAACTGGTGGATGTTTGCCCTTACCTTTTTGTTACAGGCGCTGATAGCTTTTATTACGGTGGGTTCGCAGGCGCTCCGGACTGCATTTATTAATCCCGCAACAACGCTGAAGACCGAATAA
- a CDS encoding threonine/serine exporter family protein codes for MEWLTLIQKCFFFGLAATGFAILFAVPARTLLPVFIMGALGGITKFILLHYHFNIIVSTLVGSAVIGFLSIPFAHFRHAPPAIFAIPAVIPMVPGVLAYKMMSGLIVLASDANPALHTAMLADTVHYGLQVMFILISLAVGVELPLLITRKQSAKGLIKRSAYKDLA; via the coding sequence ATGGAATGGTTGACCTTGATACAGAAGTGCTTCTTCTTCGGGCTGGCCGCCACCGGCTTTGCCATCCTGTTTGCTGTGCCTGCCCGGACCCTGTTACCGGTATTTATTATGGGCGCCCTGGGGGGCATCACCAAGTTTATCCTCCTGCATTACCATTTCAATATAATCGTGAGCACCCTGGTTGGATCTGCGGTGATCGGATTCCTTAGTATTCCTTTTGCGCATTTCCGGCATGCACCCCCCGCCATCTTTGCCATCCCGGCGGTGATTCCCATGGTGCCCGGGGTGCTGGCCTATAAAATGATGTCCGGCCTGATTGTCCTGGCCAGCGATGCCAACCCGGCCCTTCATACTGCTATGCTGGCGGATACTGTGCATTACGGCCTCCAGGTGATGTTCATCCTGATCAGCCTGGCGGTAGGCGTGGAGCTTCCCCTGCTGATCACCCGGAAACAGTCTGCCAAAGGGCTTATCAAACGCAGCGCCTACAAAGATCTGGCATAA
- a CDS encoding abortive infection family protein translates to MAKLALHENRTVKEFLEMQSGYVLDFSDRTFREIIGSIVNIDIDDPKFKVSGTSKAKRLRSFIEGESDYTVGKLFKGLHAYKIKEYGRKDIKVNDIDATDFHKIADRLLEGKIIEHIDAIQANNEDKDFHQLAKLIKESIEKNEPETALDRLHLFLIKFLKELCSSHGITYDQDELVNSLYGKYVKAIREKGFIASEMTDKILKFSFQVIQAFNDIRNNKSFAHDNPILNYDESVLIFSNISSTVKFIQGIEAKHANTTVVDAQTDWGQF, encoded by the coding sequence ATGGCAAAATTAGCATTACACGAAAATCGAACTGTTAAAGAATTTCTGGAAATGCAATCTGGATATGTCTTAGACTTTTCCGACCGAACTTTTAGAGAAATCATAGGTTCCATAGTAAACATTGATATAGACGATCCTAAATTTAAGGTCTCTGGAACTTCAAAAGCCAAGCGATTGAGGTCATTCATTGAAGGTGAAAGCGATTACACTGTAGGAAAGCTATTCAAAGGTTTACATGCATATAAAATTAAAGAATATGGAAGAAAAGATATAAAAGTAAATGATATTGATGCAACGGATTTTCACAAAATTGCTGATCGTCTTTTAGAAGGCAAGATAATTGAACACATTGATGCAATTCAGGCTAATAATGAAGACAAGGATTTTCATCAATTAGCCAAACTTATCAAAGAAAGCATTGAAAAAAACGAACCAGAAACTGCGTTAGATAGGCTTCACCTATTTCTTATAAAGTTTTTAAAAGAACTGTGCTCAAGCCACGGCATTACATACGACCAAGATGAACTGGTTAATTCTCTATACGGTAAGTATGTGAAGGCCATAAGAGAAAAGGGATTCATTGCCTCGGAAATGACTGATAAAATATTAAAATTTTCATTTCAGGTAATTCAGGCATTCAATGATATCAGAAATAATAAAAGTTTTGCACATGACAATCCTATCCTCAATTATGACGAAAGCGTCCTCATATTTAGCAATATCTCATCAACAGTAAAATTTATTCAGGGGATAGAGGCAAAACACGCAAATACTACGGTTGTAGACGCTCAAACAGATTGGGGACAGTTTTGA
- a CDS encoding DUF3800 domain-containing protein, with translation MGFFYVDDSVHDKAGFVLGACLYSQNDLVAEIDTAIAENGFDPKSYEFKSSANFAKQPKQANVRESLKGMLLNCKLGIVIVPREKRKKLGIECIKAVQIFINKNLDPQENIELYFDQGLFQSRKVASDQIDSLGFKNCKFNIEQDSKIIKGIQLADLAAHTASIYFKESLGFINKKVKAGPNSGYDEDLEIELGFEMWANLRYVFFNQGAKEFIDDPINDATLKVEPYGLYISEYCREVLAQKARETFAEVYLGCIH, from the coding sequence ATGGGATTCTTTTATGTCGACGATAGTGTTCATGACAAAGCAGGTTTTGTCTTGGGAGCTTGTCTATATTCCCAAAATGATCTTGTGGCCGAAATCGATACGGCAATAGCTGAAAATGGCTTTGATCCTAAGAGCTACGAATTTAAAAGTTCTGCAAATTTTGCAAAACAACCCAAACAAGCCAATGTAAGAGAGTCATTGAAAGGCATGCTTTTAAATTGCAAGCTGGGAATTGTTATTGTCCCAAGGGAAAAAAGGAAGAAATTAGGGATAGAATGTATCAAGGCTGTTCAAATATTCATTAATAAAAATTTAGACCCGCAGGAGAATATTGAACTTTACTTCGATCAAGGTTTATTTCAATCGCGGAAAGTAGCAAGTGATCAGATTGATTCATTAGGATTTAAAAACTGCAAATTCAATATTGAGCAAGATTCTAAAATTATAAAAGGAATACAATTAGCTGACTTAGCTGCTCATACAGCGTCAATTTACTTCAAAGAGAGTTTAGGATTTATCAATAAAAAAGTGAAAGCAGGTCCGAATTCAGGGTATGACGAGGATTTAGAAATTGAATTGGGTTTTGAAATGTGGGCTAACTTAAGATACGTCTTCTTTAATCAGGGAGCAAAGGAATTCATTGACGATCCTATAAATGACGCAACACTTAAAGTCGAACCTTATGGTCTGTATATTTCAGAGTATTGCAGGGAAGTTTTAGCACAAAAGGCACGAGAAACTTTTGCAGAAGTCTATTTAGGCTGTATCCATTAA
- a CDS encoding threonine/serine exporter family protein: MNDLPLNKEAEALGNTLLEISMLLMISGASTGRIRNTVDRISNRFGFITYTLVSQRTITISIYDDSDRCLFNSLKRTKPHAVNFKIIAEVSRISWQIVEEKWSLEQINAAIGKLGELHHYPRLLVLLFTGLATASFCRLAGGELPEMSAVFAGTVLGLFVRQEASKMRFNFYLCVFFSALTASLLTGFICKMVPGINAEISMVTSILFLIPGIPLINAFADMLDGNLQNGLLRGLNGMIISFSIALGLFTSVAIYRF; this comes from the coding sequence ATGAATGATCTCCCATTGAATAAAGAAGCTGAAGCGCTCGGAAATACCCTCCTGGAAATTTCCATGTTATTAATGATCTCCGGTGCCAGCACCGGTCGTATCCGCAATACGGTGGACAGGATATCCAACCGTTTTGGCTTTATTACCTATACCCTCGTATCCCAGCGTACAATTACTATCAGTATTTACGATGATTCGGACCGCTGCCTGTTCAACAGTCTCAAGCGGACCAAACCCCATGCAGTCAATTTCAAGATCATTGCAGAGGTTAGCCGGATCAGCTGGCAGATAGTGGAAGAGAAATGGAGCCTGGAGCAGATCAATGCCGCCATCGGCAAGTTAGGCGAGCTGCACCATTATCCGCGGCTGCTGGTCCTTCTGTTCACCGGCCTGGCCACCGCCTCCTTTTGCCGGCTGGCCGGGGGAGAGCTGCCGGAAATGTCGGCTGTATTTGCCGGTACTGTATTGGGACTTTTCGTGAGGCAGGAAGCATCAAAAATGCGGTTCAACTTTTATCTCTGCGTTTTCTTTTCGGCCCTGACCGCTTCCCTGCTGACCGGTTTTATATGTAAAATGGTTCCCGGCATCAACGCTGAGATCTCGATGGTGACCTCCATCCTGTTCCTGATCCCGGGGATCCCGCTTATCAATGCTTTTGCAGATATGCTGGACGGAAACCTGCAGAATGGCCTGCTCAGGGGACTGAACGGAATGATCATATCCTTTTCCATTGCCCTGGGCCTATTTACATCAGTAGCAATATATCGTTTTTAG
- a CDS encoding GNAT family N-acetyltransferase, with protein MNFQQIRTADHPQLAFVQALYETSFPWQERRAWQQVLQLLPEPAMQLWLVQEEERPVAFLICWQLEHWCYLEHFAVDPLERGKQYGAAIMDQLISRSEGKLLLEVERPHDPDSQRRIRFYERLGFRLLDIDYYQPAYRTGEPTVPMLLLSYSFIEDPHAVIHLADLLSTTVYQRYYDKLNG; from the coding sequence ATGAACTTCCAACAGATCCGGACAGCAGACCATCCGCAGCTGGCCTTTGTACAGGCCCTGTACGAGACCAGCTTCCCCTGGCAGGAACGCAGGGCCTGGCAGCAGGTGCTGCAACTGCTGCCCGAACCGGCCATGCAGCTGTGGCTGGTGCAGGAAGAAGAAAGACCGGTGGCCTTCCTGATCTGCTGGCAGCTGGAACATTGGTGTTACCTGGAGCATTTTGCCGTTGATCCGCTGGAGCGCGGCAAACAATATGGTGCAGCCATCATGGACCAGCTGATCAGCCGGAGCGAGGGTAAGCTGCTGCTGGAAGTAGAGCGGCCGCATGATCCCGACAGCCAGCGCAGGATCCGGTTCTATGAACGACTGGGATTCCGCCTGCTGGACATCGATTATTACCAGCCTGCTTATCGTACAGGCGAGCCCACCGTGCCCATGCTGCTGTTAAGCTATTCCTTTATAGAAGACCCTCACGCTGTTATTCACCTGGCAGACCTCCTCAGCACCACTGTATACCAACGGTATTATGATAAGTTGAACGGATAA
- a CDS encoding Fic family protein, which translates to MLNLIAGLDEFKGSWKALGRMAPEKLAALREVATIESIGASVRIEGNTITNADVEKMLQDQKGVYLTRHEQEVAGYAALVDHVFLNWQQLPFSEAHIRELHRQMLKYSLKDENHRGDYKTLTNHVEAFDQDGRSQGIAFRTASPFETAGRMVELMKWATVALEERRHHPLLVIAVFTILFLEIHPFQHGNGRLSRLLTTLLLLKTGYGYVPFSSLEHVIEQNRDAYHQSLRRTQATIRAINPDWSPWIMYFLKALQQQKDRLAAKLEQVQVVQERLPGLSVLILEMVKGHGRINLQDAVTTTAANKNTVKKHIQQLVGNGYLVKQGIGKSTWYTLL; encoded by the coding sequence ATGCTGAATCTGATTGCTGGCCTCGATGAATTCAAAGGCTCCTGGAAAGCATTGGGCAGAATGGCCCCTGAAAAGCTGGCTGCCTTACGTGAGGTAGCTACTATTGAAAGTATTGGCGCCTCTGTCAGGATAGAGGGCAATACCATCACCAATGCCGATGTAGAAAAAATGCTGCAGGATCAGAAAGGCGTTTACCTCACCCGCCACGAACAGGAGGTAGCCGGTTATGCAGCGCTTGTAGATCATGTATTCTTAAACTGGCAGCAGCTCCCTTTTTCCGAAGCGCATATCCGGGAACTGCACCGCCAGATGTTGAAATATTCCCTGAAGGACGAAAACCACCGGGGCGATTATAAGACCCTCACCAATCATGTAGAGGCTTTTGACCAGGATGGCCGGAGCCAGGGTATCGCTTTCCGGACCGCCAGCCCCTTTGAAACGGCTGGCCGGATGGTGGAACTGATGAAATGGGCTACCGTGGCCCTGGAAGAACGCCGGCACCATCCCCTGCTGGTGATTGCCGTATTCACCATTCTTTTCCTGGAGATCCATCCCTTTCAGCATGGCAATGGTCGATTGTCCCGCCTGCTCACCACCCTCCTGTTATTAAAAACAGGGTATGGCTATGTGCCTTTCAGTTCCCTGGAGCATGTCATTGAACAGAACCGGGACGCCTATCACCAATCGCTCCGCCGGACCCAGGCCACCATCCGGGCCATCAACCCCGACTGGAGTCCCTGGATCATGTACTTTCTCAAAGCCCTCCAACAGCAAAAGGACAGACTGGCCGCCAAACTGGAACAGGTTCAGGTAGTACAGGAACGCCTGCCGGGCCTCTCGGTCCTGATCCTCGAAATGGTCAAAGGCCATGGCCGTATCAACCTCCAGGATGCAGTGACCACTACCGCTGCTAATAAGAACACCGTTAAAAAACATATTCAGCAGCTGGTGGGTAATGGGTATCTGGTGAAGCAGGGTATCGGGAAAAGTACCTGGTATACGTTGTTGTGA
- a CDS encoding Arm DNA-binding domain-containing protein has protein sequence MASVKVVLRKEQKADGTYPLAIRVIKNRKPSYIYLDYRIDLGDWDEEKQWIKKSCPNYKRLDNFLLKKLSEAKDHALEVETKIPAATSRTIRQKIKPQAEAGFFAQAQDYLDQLKQAALLL, from the coding sequence ATGGCTTCAGTCAAGGTAGTATTGCGTAAAGAACAAAAAGCAGACGGGACTTACCCGCTGGCAATTCGGGTTATTAAGAACCGAAAGCCCAGTTATATTTATCTTGATTACCGCATTGACCTTGGCGATTGGGACGAAGAAAAGCAATGGATTAAAAAATCTTGTCCGAATTACAAACGCCTGGACAATTTCCTGCTGAAAAAGCTGTCAGAGGCGAAGGATCACGCCCTTGAAGTCGAAACCAAAATACCTGCCGCAACCTCCAGGACGATTCGCCAAAAAATCAAACCACAAGCAGAGGCGGGCTTTTTTGCCCAAGCTCAGGACTACCTCGATCAATTAAAACAGGCTGCGTTATTACTATAA